The genomic window GGCCGCATCCGCGCCCTGAACCGGGAGATGGTCCAGCTGAAGGAGAAACTGGAATCGAAGGACGATTCATGAAACGGCTGCTCGCCCTGATCCTTGCCGCGATACTGCTGGTCTGGTGGTACCATCCCGCCAAACTTCAGCCTCCCCCCGCTCGCCCCCTGATCCTGGGGGTGGTTCCCATTCTCAACGGCTTCATCCTGGAGGCCCACAGCCGGGGATTCCTCAAAAAGGAGGGAATCAACCTGGTCATCCAACCCTATCTGACGGGACGACACCTGTTTGACGCCCTGATCGGCGGGGAGTTGGACCTCGGTGTTGTCGGGCTGGTGCCCCTGGCCCTGGAAGCTGCGGACCACGCCAGCCTGCGCATTCTGGCCACCACGGCCAAGTTTCACGGTCTTTACCGCATTCTGGCCAATCCGGAAGCCGGGATCCACACTCCCGAGGATCTTCAAGGCCACCTCATCGGTCTGACCAGAGACTCTTCCATGCACTACTTCCTCTACAATTTCCTGGTCAACCTGCGCATTCCCCCCTCCCGGGTGCGTCTGCGCTACTACGATTCACCTGCCCACCTGCCTGCGGCCCTGATGGCCGGAGAGATCGATGCCTATTGCGCCAGGGAGCCCTTTCTGCGAAGCAGCCGCACCCCTCCGTCCAGCGAAACCGTGGTCTTCGACGCACCGGAACTTTGGGCCAACCTGTTGAACCTCGTGGGGCTGGCTTCCCGCCTGGAGGCCCGGAGTCAGGACGTTTCCGTCTTGATGAGGGGGCTGTTGAAGGCGGAGGAGTCGCTTCTTTCCGGCGGGAAATGGCAGGAATCTCAACCAACTCCCTGGCATCGGGCCGAATACGGTCTGCTTCTCGACCAGGAGCTGGTGGTGCAACTGGAAGATGTGGTGCGCTGGAGCATGCGCCAGAAGCTGGGCGGGCCGCAACGCATGCCCAACTTCATGGCCTTTATCGATCACCGCTTTCTCGATGCCCTGAAACCCGACGCGGTTACCTTGATCCACTGAAAGCCAAGGCCATGCGCATTCGCGAAACCATTCGCCTGGGAACTCTGATCCTCATGGTGCTGTGGCCCACGGTGGGTCTCATCTTCTATCAATCCGCCGCGAGCAATACGCGCCACATGCGCATCGAACAACTGGCCGCCGGTATCAACCAGGGGGTTTCGG from Magnetococcales bacterium includes these protein-coding regions:
- a CDS encoding ABC transporter substrate-binding protein; translated protein: MKRLLALILAAILLVWWYHPAKLQPPPARPLILGVVPILNGFILEAHSRGFLKKEGINLVIQPYLTGRHLFDALIGGELDLGVVGLVPLALEAADHASLRILATTAKFHGLYRILANPEAGIHTPEDLQGHLIGLTRDSSMHYFLYNFLVNLRIPPSRVRLRYYDSPAHLPAALMAGEIDAYCAREPFLRSSRTPPSSETVVFDAPELWANLLNLVGLASRLEARSQDVSVLMRGLLKAEESLLSGGKWQESQPTPWHRAEYGLLLDQELVVQLEDVVRWSMRQKLGGPQRMPNFMAFIDHRFLDALKPDAVTLIH